The Streptomyces sp. NBC_01454 genome includes a window with the following:
- a CDS encoding NUDIX hydrolase, translated as MTEERDPLAWTLKNERPEPAGYLKVRCRTYTQPNGKDSDWDILQGPRTVALVAFTEDDQGILVRQYRPGPGKVLAELPGGLVGPDEDVVAAAVRELLEETGFQAGTAEVVMQTFLASYATHVRYAVLARDCRKVAEPTPDAEEFVEPVTLPQDEYVAHLLGGQYTDADMGLAGLVAAGLLKQTG; from the coding sequence GTGACTGAAGAACGCGACCCGTTGGCGTGGACGCTGAAGAACGAGCGCCCCGAGCCCGCCGGCTACCTGAAGGTGCGCTGCCGCACCTACACCCAGCCCAACGGCAAGGACTCCGACTGGGACATCCTGCAAGGCCCCCGGACCGTCGCCCTGGTGGCGTTCACCGAAGACGACCAGGGCATCCTCGTCCGCCAGTACCGCCCCGGCCCGGGCAAGGTCTTGGCCGAGCTCCCCGGCGGCCTCGTCGGGCCCGACGAGGACGTGGTGGCCGCCGCCGTTCGTGAACTGCTCGAGGAGACCGGCTTCCAGGCGGGGACGGCCGAGGTCGTCATGCAGACCTTCTTGGCGTCCTACGCCACCCACGTCCGGTACGCGGTGCTGGCCCGGGACTGCCGCAAGGTCGCCGAGCCGACCCCGGACGCGGAGGAGTTCGTCGAGCCGGTGACCCTGCCGCAGGACGAGTACGTGGCCCATCTCCTCGGCGGTCAGTACACCGACGCGGACATGGGCCTGGCCGGACTCGTGGCGGCGGGCCTGCTCAAGCAGACAGGTTGA
- a CDS encoding S66 peptidase family protein, with protein MSTARVLPAPLTKGDRIGIVTVSAPEPAQNPDQFERGLDALRGRGFEPVIAAHALDTHGYRAGSETALLDDFHSFIADPDIAAVVCAGGGKNANRLLRGLDYTLIGAHPKPIVGVSDPTVLLNAITARTGMPTFHGPAVLWDFGSADAPAATGDHFAAVLAGEAHAARIDAPLGWARTGSAQGPLVAGCLSSLRCLLGTVWEPHWQGAVLAWEDAFKPIEQLDQTLTHFRDCGVLDQISGMVVGELLGCEPSRGTGAQQMVTDLCAEYDFPIAIGLPFGHTPLKHTLPIGAEVLLDSTAEHPLTITSPWTTPSEGGDR; from the coding sequence TTGAGTACCGCACGTGTTCTGCCCGCCCCGCTCACCAAGGGCGACCGCATCGGCATCGTCACCGTGTCCGCGCCCGAACCGGCCCAGAACCCCGACCAGTTCGAACGCGGGCTTGACGCTCTGCGCGGCCGCGGGTTCGAGCCGGTCATCGCCGCCCACGCGCTGGACACCCACGGCTACCGGGCCGGCAGCGAGACCGCTCTCCTGGACGACTTCCACTCCTTCATCGCCGACCCCGACATCGCGGCCGTGGTGTGCGCCGGGGGCGGCAAGAACGCCAACCGGCTGCTGCGCGGCCTGGACTACACGCTGATCGGCGCCCATCCGAAGCCGATCGTGGGGGTGAGCGACCCGACGGTGTTGCTGAACGCGATCACCGCCCGCACCGGCATGCCGACCTTCCACGGGCCCGCTGTCCTGTGGGACTTCGGCTCCGCCGACGCCCCGGCAGCGACCGGCGATCACTTCGCGGCCGTGCTCGCCGGCGAGGCGCACGCCGCCCGGATCGACGCCCCGCTGGGGTGGGCCCGTACCGGATCCGCGCAAGGGCCTCTGGTCGCCGGATGCCTGTCCTCGCTGCGCTGCCTGCTCGGCACCGTGTGGGAACCGCACTGGCAGGGGGCGGTCCTCGCCTGGGAGGACGCGTTCAAGCCGATCGAGCAGCTGGACCAGACCCTGACCCACTTCCGAGACTGCGGCGTCCTGGACCAGATCTCCGGCATGGTCGTCGGCGAACTCCTCGGCTGTGAGCCCTCCCGCGGGACGGGCGCCCAGCAGATGGTCACGGACCTGTGCGCCGAGTACGACTTCCCCATCGCCATCGGCCTGCCCTTCGGGCACACCCCCCTCAAGCACACCCTGCCCATCGGCGCCGAGGTCCTGCTCGACTCCACCGCCGAGCACCCCCTCACCATCACCTCCCCCTGGACCACCCCGTCCGAAGGAGGAGACCGGTGA
- a CDS encoding inositol monophosphatase family protein, whose protein sequence is MTTADPLPLQGPLLGAVLDPVLDKATSEIDAFRSGPELVRFKRSVHGGMEPVTELDLRLQDLITAALEQAWPGLPVIAEEGRESIGPIPDDCALVDPLDGTAPFLEGSPDFAIAVCLVRSGRPVQAIVDLPAYQLRVSVSGSALTVTGDVDRLPTFAPDIVVTSPRHTELAARLLPSRPVAAVPTASVKMILVALGRARAAAYLPAARGSAAPWDYAAAALAVHAAGGEVRDPAGRDLARTRPARLDGWLATSHAPRPAGDLKPLMRPAR, encoded by the coding sequence GTGACCACCGCCGATCCCCTACCGCTCCAAGGCCCACTGCTTGGCGCCGTGCTCGACCCGGTACTGGACAAGGCGACATCCGAGATCGATGCCTTCCGGAGCGGCCCGGAGCTCGTCCGGTTCAAGCGCAGCGTCCACGGCGGCATGGAGCCCGTCACCGAACTTGACCTGCGCCTACAGGACTTGATTACGGCCGCGCTCGAGCAGGCATGGCCCGGTCTGCCGGTCATCGCCGAGGAGGGACGCGAGAGCATCGGGCCCATCCCCGACGACTGCGCCCTGGTCGACCCGCTCGACGGCACCGCCCCCTTCCTGGAGGGTAGCCCGGACTTCGCGATCGCCGTCTGCCTGGTCCGCTCGGGACGGCCAGTCCAGGCGATCGTCGACCTGCCCGCCTACCAGCTGCGGGTGAGCGTCTCCGGTTCCGCGCTGACCGTCACGGGAGACGTCGACCGTCTCCCCACGTTCGCCCCGGACATCGTGGTGACCAGCCCCCGCCACACCGAACTGGCCGCCCGGCTGCTCCCCAGTCGGCCCGTGGCCGCCGTGCCCACGGCCAGCGTCAAGATGATCCTCGTGGCGCTCGGACGTGCCCGGGCCGCCGCATACCTTCCCGCCGCTCGCGGCAGCGCGGCGCCCTGGGACTACGCCGCCGCCGCGCTGGCAGTCCACGCCGCCGGCGGAGAAGTCCGCGACCCGGCGGGCCGCGACCTCGCCCGCACCCGGCCCGCGCGCCTCGACGGGTGGCTGGCCACCTCCCACGCCCCGCGCCCGGCCGGCGACCTCAAGCCTCTGATGCGCCCCGCCCGTTGA
- a CDS encoding B12-binding domain-containing radical SAM protein, producing MSGVFMGLPSGLTTAPSTPASEAREGLPTVILVYPKIDHEKDYVYFWMPFSLLTIAKPLMESGLVNVVLFDGNQKDAAAWERLLDEHLGQTVCIGVSIMTGGGQIGHALEMVRAAKKHPFCPPVVFGGPHVNVQPEQTAAHPLVDAVLQGPGQNSMLEYVKSLLGRVPRRLVPGLRIDNGECVMCGRVNPPRTGNLGAYPWALLDVAKYIRDDPTVATRTLNYVSSQGCVYKCQFCFELTYQRKYSAMAAHDLLDDVVALKAAYGINGVKFYDADWFVNLRRSLGFCDGLLDRGVDIRWAASINPNDILKARRAKLPLLERIAESGCSRLLMGVESGNDRVLADVVRKEITRASILDVAADIAAHGILGSYTFIVGFPGESDAEMEDTYSLIEELRQLDPQPETRVHLFAPYPGTPLWEQALEAGFVPPASLEEWSGFDYYTSLTPWTTDATAARAREATQMRLAPAR from the coding sequence GTGAGCGGCGTGTTCATGGGACTCCCCTCCGGGCTGACGACCGCTCCGTCGACCCCGGCCTCCGAAGCGCGGGAGGGTCTGCCGACGGTCATCCTGGTCTATCCGAAGATCGACCACGAGAAGGACTACGTCTACTTCTGGATGCCGTTCTCGCTGCTGACCATCGCCAAGCCGCTCATGGAGAGCGGCCTGGTGAACGTGGTCCTGTTCGACGGCAATCAGAAGGACGCCGCGGCGTGGGAGCGGCTGCTGGACGAGCACCTCGGGCAGACGGTGTGCATCGGGGTCAGCATCATGACCGGCGGCGGGCAGATCGGGCACGCCCTGGAGATGGTGCGGGCCGCGAAGAAGCACCCCTTCTGCCCACCGGTCGTCTTCGGCGGACCTCACGTCAATGTGCAGCCCGAGCAGACCGCCGCGCACCCACTCGTCGACGCCGTCCTTCAGGGCCCCGGGCAGAACTCGATGCTCGAGTACGTGAAGTCGCTCCTCGGCCGCGTGCCGCGCCGGCTGGTACCGGGCCTGCGGATCGACAACGGCGAGTGCGTGATGTGCGGAAGAGTGAACCCGCCGCGGACCGGGAACCTGGGCGCCTACCCCTGGGCCCTGCTGGACGTCGCGAAGTACATCCGTGATGACCCCACGGTGGCCACCCGCACGCTCAACTACGTCTCCAGCCAGGGCTGCGTCTACAAGTGCCAGTTCTGCTTCGAACTCACCTACCAGCGCAAGTACTCGGCGATGGCGGCTCACGACCTCCTGGACGACGTGGTCGCGCTCAAGGCCGCGTACGGCATCAACGGGGTGAAGTTCTACGACGCGGACTGGTTCGTGAACCTGCGCAGGTCCCTCGGCTTCTGCGACGGGCTGCTCGACCGCGGCGTGGACATCCGGTGGGCGGCGAGCATCAACCCCAACGACATCCTCAAGGCCCGCCGGGCCAAGCTCCCGTTGTTGGAGCGGATCGCGGAGAGCGGCTGCTCGCGGCTGCTGATGGGCGTGGAGTCGGGCAACGACCGCGTGCTGGCCGACGTGGTCCGCAAGGAGATCACCCGCGCGAGCATTCTCGACGTCGCGGCGGACATCGCCGCCCACGGCATCCTCGGCTCCTACACGTTCATCGTCGGGTTCCCCGGCGAGAGCGACGCGGAGATGGAGGACACCTATTCCCTGATCGAGGAGCTGCGGCAGCTCGACCCGCAGCCCGAGACACGGGTGCACCTGTTCGCCCCGTACCCGGGCACCCCGCTGTGGGAGCAAGCCCTGGAAGCCGGCTTCGTCCCGCCCGCCTCGCTGGAGGAGTGGTCGGGCTTCGACTACTACACGTCCTTAACCCCCTGGACGACCGACGCCACCGCGGCCCGGGCCCGGGAGGCGACTCAGATGCGGCTGGCCCCCGCCCGCTGA
- the uppS gene encoding polyprenyl diphosphate synthase: MNAGGPRHVGIVLDGNRRWAKERGLSPSDGHRIGFGRIPQVLSWCEESGIPLVTLWMLSTENLRRDPAEVEALMEIITGAVLQLSWAGRWRIRHLGEGDALPPRVAQAVRHAEQASADAPDTLTVNLAIAYGGRREIASAVRRLLGGWAREGVPADEAAKLLTVEDLSRAISGGQPDPDLLIRTSGERRSSGFLLWGGVGAELWFTPTYWPDFTRQHLTQALTHYREAHRR, encoded by the coding sequence GTGAACGCCGGCGGGCCGCGGCATGTCGGCATCGTCCTGGACGGCAACCGGCGCTGGGCGAAGGAGCGCGGCCTGTCCCCCTCCGATGGGCACCGGATCGGCTTCGGCCGGATTCCGCAGGTCCTGTCGTGGTGCGAGGAGAGCGGCATACCCCTGGTCACCCTGTGGATGCTCTCCACCGAGAACCTGCGCCGCGACCCGGCCGAAGTCGAAGCGCTGATGGAGATCATCACCGGTGCGGTCCTGCAGTTGTCGTGGGCCGGCCGGTGGCGCATCCGTCATCTGGGTGAAGGCGACGCCCTTCCGCCCCGTGTGGCGCAAGCGGTCCGCCACGCTGAGCAGGCCAGTGCCGACGCGCCGGACACGCTGACGGTGAATCTGGCCATCGCCTACGGAGGACGCCGTGAGATCGCCAGCGCCGTCCGCCGTCTCCTGGGGGGCTGGGCCCGCGAGGGCGTTCCCGCCGACGAGGCCGCCAAGCTGCTCACCGTCGAGGACCTGAGCCGCGCGATCAGCGGCGGCCAGCCCGACCCGGACCTCCTCATCCGCACCTCCGGGGAACGCCGCAGCTCCGGCTTCCTGCTCTGGGGCGGCGTCGGCGCCGAGCTGTGGTTCACCCCCACCTACTGGCCCGACTTCACCCGCCAGCACCTCACCCAGGCCCTGACCCACTACCGGGAGGCACACCGCCGATGA
- a CDS encoding SDR family oxidoreductase has translation MQAELTGTAALVTGASSGIGRATAHRLARLGATVALLARRAEALEQVCCEIRSAGGEAFAVCADLADAAGAEQAVAQVVDTAGRLDILINCAGAAHLSSFADAVPSRWQSMIDINLSGTLNIAHAALSHLVDAAASSDRRTADLVTVGSTAGRQGSPGTSVYAATKQAVAAWSEGLRRELAPSGVRVGLIQPGLVDTPLARSLGGSPGQGLNAEDVADAVAYVVTRPAGVAVAELVVRAAGR, from the coding sequence ATGCAGGCTGAACTGACGGGCACCGCGGCGCTGGTCACCGGCGCGTCAAGCGGGATCGGGCGGGCAACGGCACACCGGCTGGCGCGCCTGGGGGCGACGGTGGCGCTCCTCGCCCGCCGGGCCGAGGCTCTGGAACAGGTGTGCTGTGAGATCCGCAGCGCTGGCGGTGAGGCCTTCGCCGTCTGTGCGGATCTCGCCGACGCCGCCGGGGCCGAACAGGCCGTCGCCCAGGTCGTCGACACGGCGGGCAGGCTGGACATTCTGATCAACTGCGCAGGAGCCGCGCACCTCAGCTCTTTCGCCGACGCCGTGCCGAGCCGGTGGCAGTCCATGATCGACATCAACCTGAGCGGAACGCTCAACATTGCCCACGCCGCGCTTTCGCACCTGGTGGACGCCGCCGCGTCGTCCGATCGCAGGACGGCAGACCTCGTGACCGTCGGGTCGACAGCCGGGCGACAGGGCAGTCCGGGCACCAGCGTGTACGCGGCGACGAAGCAGGCCGTGGCCGCGTGGAGCGAGGGGCTGCGCCGTGAGCTCGCCCCCTCCGGGGTACGGGTGGGCCTCATCCAGCCCGGCCTCGTCGACACGCCTCTCGCCCGGAGCCTTGGGGGCAGCCCGGGGCAGGGCCTGAACGCCGAAGACGTCGCGGACGCGGTCGCTTACGTCGTCACTCGGCCGGCCGGCGTGGCCGTGGCCGAACTGGTTGTACGCGCCGCCGGCAGGTAG
- a CDS encoding SDR family oxidoreductase, with translation MTAPPSAVAPLAVVTGASGTLGAAIRTRLITEGWQVVATYRTRPPQDEDSSWVRFDASDDAATAALRHAVDFCPGRLHAVFACIGAPSTKRTVADTDVSEYESVHQANVVSFVRTWHALADRARRDGARVLAVGSDAGQAARPGNGPYTAAKAALASLVITLAKEELQHGVRVNLLAPSLIDSPLAQHVMALKGVTDPDAYYKQLPWGRPLSLDEVAATCIDLATAEQWSYATGQVYPLGAAL, from the coding sequence GTGACCGCTCCCCCGTCCGCTGTCGCTCCGCTGGCCGTCGTGACCGGCGCCAGTGGGACTCTCGGCGCAGCGATCCGCACCCGCCTGATCACAGAGGGCTGGCAGGTCGTGGCCACCTACCGCACCCGCCCGCCCCAGGACGAGGACTCCTCCTGGGTACGGTTCGACGCCTCCGACGACGCCGCGACCGCCGCCTTACGGCATGCTGTCGACTTCTGCCCTGGCCGGCTGCACGCGGTGTTCGCCTGCATCGGTGCCCCCTCCACCAAGCGGACCGTCGCGGACACCGACGTCAGCGAGTACGAGTCGGTTCACCAGGCCAACGTCGTCAGCTTCGTCCGCACCTGGCACGCCCTCGCCGACCGGGCCCGGCGCGACGGTGCCCGCGTTCTGGCGGTCGGCTCCGACGCCGGGCAGGCGGCCCGTCCCGGCAACGGCCCGTACACCGCGGCGAAGGCCGCCCTCGCCTCCCTCGTCATTACCCTGGCCAAGGAGGAGCTGCAGCACGGCGTCCGGGTCAATCTCCTCGCACCGTCGCTCATCGACTCGCCCCTCGCCCAGCACGTCATGGCCCTCAAGGGCGTCACCGACCCCGACGCCTACTACAAACAGCTGCCTTGGGGGCGCCCCCTGTCCCTGGACGAGGTCGCCGCCACCTGCATCGACCTGGCCACCGCTGAGCAGTGGTCGTACGCCACCGGCCAGGTCTATCCGCTGGGGGCGGCACTCTGA
- a CDS encoding amino acid--tRNA ligase-related protein, protein MTIAPDDRRLYGTLLKQHPAERTLLLAKADMVRAMRGWLHETGYTEVATPVLCQDRESAPIPQFATHHPLTGQSFHLRHSAEEHLRRVVVSIDRVFDLSKAIRAEQADDSHAIEFTMLQTAARDINLQTGINLVTSLVQHTVQTTFATLATPAVDFTTIHTRPVDDAIAEALGVTEAPTGAELVAAARGWLKERGLEADGTDWAVMEDFVKHAVEKPVTQPTVLYGFPWELRHNSRINEATGRAERFSLIAAGTEICDGGVKLRTAADYRPMVEANIALRTQLHGIPADQGPVDFFTDIDCDPADVFTFGLGVERLLALCTGRTVFEALTFPYH, encoded by the coding sequence GTGACCATCGCCCCCGACGACCGGCGCCTGTACGGCACTCTCCTCAAGCAGCACCCCGCCGAGCGGACCCTTCTGCTGGCCAAGGCAGACATGGTGCGCGCCATGCGCGGCTGGCTTCACGAGACCGGCTACACGGAGGTCGCCACCCCCGTGCTGTGTCAGGACCGTGAGAGCGCCCCGATCCCGCAGTTCGCCACTCACCACCCGCTGACCGGACAGTCCTTCCACCTGCGGCACTCCGCCGAGGAACACCTGCGCCGCGTCGTCGTCAGCATCGACCGCGTCTTCGACCTGTCCAAGGCGATCCGCGCCGAGCAGGCCGACGACAGCCACGCGATCGAGTTCACCATGCTGCAGACCGCCGCCCGCGACATCAACCTCCAGACCGGAATCAACCTGGTCACCAGCCTGGTGCAGCACACGGTGCAGACCACGTTCGCCACCCTGGCCACCCCCGCAGTCGACTTCACCACCATCCACACGCGCCCCGTCGACGACGCGATCGCCGAAGCGCTCGGCGTCACCGAGGCCCCGACCGGTGCGGAACTGGTCGCCGCCGCCCGAGGCTGGCTCAAGGAGCGCGGCCTGGAGGCGGACGGCACCGACTGGGCGGTGATGGAGGACTTCGTCAAGCACGCCGTGGAGAAGCCCGTCACCCAGCCCACCGTGCTGTACGGATTCCCCTGGGAGCTGCGGCACAACTCCCGCATCAACGAAGCGACCGGCCGAGCGGAGCGGTTCTCCCTGATAGCGGCCGGCACCGAGATCTGCGACGGCGGCGTCAAACTGCGCACCGCCGCCGACTACCGGCCGATGGTCGAGGCGAACATCGCCCTGCGCACACAGCTCCACGGCATTCCCGCGGACCAGGGGCCGGTCGACTTCTTCACCGACATCGACTGCGACCCCGCCGACGTGTTCACGTTCGGCCTGGGCGTCGAACGGCTGCTGGCGCTGTGCACTGGCCGCACCGTGTTCGAGGCCCTGACCTTCCCCTATCACTGA
- a CDS encoding polyprenyl synthetase family protein, translating to MSDDEVTRQMGSRITQHRDRFQDLFQKYFAQLHAASDVPELSRFAPECLRMVEELALRGGKRQRVAFAYEAANLVPGGATTVKAVDAAALSIELLQAHLLIHDDIIDNAATRRGGPSTYYAYRDKFPDHPQHALGLAVLAGDLALVLSQQVITEAGLDPWLAQSMTAVQNTAALSTFIGQVFDLERDFLGVPEEELLHSVCDFKAARSSALAPLQLGLLAAEQDPKEHEPTLRRYSTSFGISGQMRDDYLSLFGNEEVTGKPATADVADGRVTYLIRRTLLAASESEQKILSSVLGHAGATQTDVDKVREIVTAHRVDRSLLADMRRFAELASTEAEQWASWAEADAVAFFRDVPVWGVQRLL from the coding sequence ATGAGCGACGACGAAGTCACCCGGCAGATGGGCAGCCGGATCACACAGCACCGCGACCGCTTCCAGGACCTCTTCCAGAAGTACTTCGCACAGCTGCACGCGGCATCCGACGTGCCCGAACTCAGCCGCTTCGCCCCTGAGTGCCTGCGCATGGTCGAGGAGCTGGCGCTGCGGGGCGGCAAGCGACAGCGGGTCGCGTTCGCCTACGAAGCCGCGAACCTGGTGCCCGGCGGCGCGACGACGGTAAAGGCGGTGGACGCCGCCGCCCTGAGTATCGAGCTGCTGCAGGCCCATCTGCTCATCCACGACGACATCATCGACAACGCGGCCACCCGCCGCGGCGGCCCCTCCACCTACTACGCCTACCGCGACAAGTTCCCCGACCATCCCCAGCACGCCCTGGGCCTGGCCGTCCTGGCCGGTGACCTCGCCCTCGTCCTCTCCCAGCAGGTGATCACGGAAGCCGGACTGGACCCGTGGCTGGCCCAGTCGATGACCGCAGTCCAGAACACGGCCGCCCTGAGCACGTTCATCGGCCAGGTCTTCGACCTCGAACGGGACTTCCTCGGCGTGCCGGAAGAGGAACTGCTGCACTCCGTGTGCGACTTCAAGGCCGCCCGGTCCTCGGCGCTCGCCCCGCTGCAGCTCGGCCTGCTGGCCGCCGAGCAGGACCCGAAGGAGCACGAGCCGACTCTGCGGCGGTACTCCACCTCCTTCGGCATCTCGGGGCAGATGCGGGATGACTACTTGTCGCTCTTCGGGAACGAGGAGGTCACCGGCAAGCCCGCCACGGCCGACGTCGCCGACGGCCGGGTGACCTACCTGATCCGCCGTACGCTGCTTGCCGCCTCGGAGTCCGAGCAGAAGATCCTCTCCTCGGTGCTGGGCCATGCCGGCGCGACGCAGACGGACGTGGACAAGGTCCGCGAGATCGTGACCGCCCACCGTGTCGACCGGAGCCTCCTCGCCGACATGCGCCGCTTCGCCGAGCTGGCCAGCACCGAGGCCGAGCAGTGGGCTTCCTGGGCGGAAGCGGACGCGGTCGCCTTCTTCCGGGACGTGCCCGTGTGGGGCGTCCAGCGGCTGCTGTGA
- a CDS encoding isoprenyl transferase, producing MALRALRAALEAVYVRRLARKVEGLPRPRHVAIMLDGNRRWARGAGHDDPREGYRVGGAKVGDFLRWCDAAKIEHVTLWMLSDDNLHRPANELGPLIEIIEETVQSICAADEQWRIEIIGSLDLLPGESASVLKDAADRTSGRAGLKVDVAVGYGGRREIVDAVKTAFEKHTAAGGDPQELAENFDLEHISDNLYSPAGRDTDFIIRTSGEQRLSGFLLWQSAYAEVHFVEVLWPAFRQIDLLRALRSYAARERRYGR from the coding sequence GTGGCACTCAGGGCGCTTCGCGCGGCGTTGGAAGCGGTGTACGTCAGGCGCCTGGCCCGCAAGGTGGAGGGCCTTCCCCGCCCTCGGCACGTCGCGATCATGCTGGACGGCAACCGCCGCTGGGCCCGCGGAGCCGGGCACGACGATCCGCGTGAGGGCTACCGCGTTGGCGGGGCCAAGGTCGGCGACTTCCTGCGCTGGTGTGACGCCGCCAAGATCGAGCACGTCACGCTGTGGATGCTCTCCGACGACAACCTGCACCGGCCCGCGAACGAGCTCGGCCCGCTGATCGAGATCATCGAAGAGACTGTCCAGAGCATCTGCGCGGCCGACGAGCAGTGGCGCATCGAGATCATCGGCTCGCTGGATCTGCTGCCGGGTGAAAGCGCGAGCGTCCTGAAGGACGCGGCCGACCGCACCTCCGGCCGCGCCGGACTCAAGGTCGACGTCGCCGTCGGGTACGGCGGCCGCCGCGAGATCGTCGACGCCGTCAAGACCGCCTTTGAGAAGCACACCGCCGCGGGCGGGGATCCGCAGGAGCTCGCGGAGAATTTCGACCTCGAGCACATCTCCGACAACCTGTACTCCCCGGCCGGTCGTGACACCGACTTCATCATCCGCACCTCCGGCGAGCAGCGGCTTTCCGGGTTTCTGCTGTGGCAGTCCGCCTACGCCGAGGTCCATTTTGTTGAGGTCCTGTGGCCGGCGTTCAGGCAGATCGACCTGCTGCGGGCGCTGCGCTCGTACGCGGCGCGGGAGCGCCGCTATGGCCGGTGA
- a CDS encoding radical SAM protein: MRKPQVRVTVNSRCKRSCYYCRPSGEAVATESGTDLAPEQLIAVAKAVRAQGVESIKLTGGDPALYGPLVEVVRRLRQEAGMSEVEVISRHPRIGELAPALAEAGVTLFNVSLDTLDAGLHHEICGVNDHAEVLAAIEACVATGVPVKVNVVVMDGINAAEIDPLIAWCEEAGVESVKLLDIIKDLGEGSESFARRLEIKRSRNLPDLYVSMEELAGDLRVRAIDEETVQQGGLGHPMTVFTMPSGTKVVLKDSTAGAWYGSVCRGCPLFPCHDALMALRLTADARLQFCLLREDVTVDLAPLLEKDDQEALAAQVEAAFEMYAAAYFRPGDATPQELLEAHR; this comes from the coding sequence ATGCGGAAACCGCAAGTCCGGGTAACGGTGAACTCCCGCTGCAAGCGGAGCTGCTACTACTGCCGGCCGTCGGGTGAGGCCGTGGCCACCGAGTCCGGCACCGACCTGGCGCCCGAACAGCTGATCGCCGTCGCGAAGGCCGTCCGGGCTCAGGGTGTGGAGAGCATCAAGCTGACCGGCGGGGACCCGGCTCTGTACGGACCGCTCGTGGAGGTCGTGCGCCGCCTGCGCCAAGAGGCCGGCATGAGCGAGGTCGAGGTGATCTCGCGGCACCCGAGGATCGGCGAGCTCGCGCCTGCGCTCGCCGAGGCCGGGGTGACCCTGTTCAACGTCTCCCTGGACACCCTGGACGCGGGACTGCATCACGAGATCTGCGGCGTGAACGACCACGCCGAGGTGCTGGCCGCGATCGAGGCGTGCGTGGCCACCGGCGTACCCGTGAAGGTCAACGTCGTGGTCATGGACGGAATCAACGCCGCGGAGATCGACCCGCTGATCGCGTGGTGCGAAGAGGCCGGGGTCGAGAGTGTGAAGCTCCTCGACATCATCAAGGACCTCGGCGAGGGCAGCGAGAGCTTCGCCCGGCGCCTGGAGATCAAGCGCAGCCGGAACCTTCCCGACCTCTACGTCTCCATGGAGGAGCTCGCGGGCGACCTGCGCGTGCGGGCCATCGACGAGGAGACGGTGCAGCAGGGCGGCCTCGGCCACCCCATGACGGTGTTCACCATGCCCTCGGGCACCAAGGTGGTCCTCAAGGACTCCACCGCCGGCGCCTGGTACGGATCGGTGTGCCGCGGCTGCCCGCTCTTCCCGTGCCACGACGCGCTGATGGCGCTGCGCCTGACCGCCGACGCCCGGCTGCAGTTCTGCCTCCTGCGCGAGGACGTCACCGTCGACCTCGCCCCGCTGCTGGAGAAGGACGACCAGGAGGCGCTGGCCGCCCAGGTGGAAGCCGCGTTCGAGATGTACGCCGCCGCCTACTTCCGGCCCGGCGACGCCACTCCTCAGGAACTGCTGGAGGCGCACCGGTGA